The Ictidomys tridecemlineatus isolate mIctTri1 chromosome 6, mIctTri1.hap1, whole genome shotgun sequence genome includes a region encoding these proteins:
- the Pde6h gene encoding retinal cone rhodopsin-sensitive cGMP 3',5'-cyclic phosphodiesterase subunit gamma has product MSDNTTLAPPAASQAPATPRKGPPKFKQRQTRQFKSKPPKKGVKGFGDDIPGMEGLGTDITVICPWEAFSHLELHELAQFGII; this is encoded by the exons ATGAGTGACAATACTACTTTGGCTCCTCCAGCGGCAAGCCAAGCTCCTGCCACCCCGCGTAAGGGGCCTCCCAAGTTCAAGCAGAGACAGACTCGCCAATTCAAGAGCAAACCTCCTAAAAAGGGTGTGAAAGG GTTTGGAGATGACATTCCAGGCATGGAGGGACTAGGAACAG ATATCACGGTGATTTGTCCATGGGAGGCATTCAGCCACTTGGAACTGCACGAGCTTGCCCAGTTCGGGATTATCTAA